In Solanum pennellii chromosome 3, SPENNV200, a single window of DNA contains:
- the LOC107014641 gene encoding NDR1/HIN1-like protein 6, translating into MTENQRIHPVVDMEAPPPTRTTRPLVPRGSFKSEKGDPTLLQQPTVNQPFRRTTPEMYSRPPTKKRSCICKCICWTISLIALLLIIIAAIAGILYLVFKPKIPQYSVDNLRISDLRLNFDMSLYARFNVRITAVNPNKKIGIYYEKGSHLSVWYKNTQLCKGSLPKFYQGHQNRTVLDVALTGQSEYGNTLMSAIQEAAQTGRIPLDLKIQVPVSVKLGRLKLRKVKILGDCLLIVDSLSANSLVRIKASTCKFGLKL; encoded by the coding sequence ATGACAGAAAATCAAAGAATTCATCCAGTCGTGGACATGGaagcaccaccaccaacaaGAACAACACGTCCTTTAGTGCCTCGAGGCTCGTTTAAATCAGAAAAAGGTGATCCAACGCTGCTTCAGCAGCCAACAGTGAACCAGCCATTCAGACGTACCACTCCTGAAATGTATTCAAGACCACCCACTAAGAAGAGAAGTTGCATTTGCAAATGCATTTGCTGGACAATAAGCCTCATCGCACTCCTACTCATCATTATTGCAGCAATTGCTGGCATTCTTTACCTTGTTTTCAAACCAAAAATCCCTCAGTACTCTGTGGACAACCTCAGAATATCAGACTTGAGGCTAAATTTTGATATGAGCCTCTATGCAAGATTTAATGTCAGAATCACTGCTGTGAACCCAAACAAGAAGATTGGAATCTACTATGAGAAAGGAAGTCATTTGAGTGTGTGGTACAAGAACACACAGCTTTGTAAAGGGTCTCTTCCCAAGTTCTACCAAGGTCATCAGAACAGAACAGTACTCGACGTGGCCTTAACTGGGCAATCAGAATATGGTAATACGCTGATGTCTGCAATTCAAGAGGCAGCACAAACTGGAAGAATCCCATTAGATCTTAAGATTCAAGTCCCAGTTAGCGTTAAACTTGGGAGGCTCAAGTTGAGAAAGGTGAAAATATTGGGAGATTGCTTACTGATTGTCGATAGCCTCTCTGCTAATAGTTTGGTCCGAATTAAGGCCAGTACTTGCAAGTTTGGATTGAAGCTCTAA
- the LOC107012468 gene encoding UPF0415 protein C7orf25 homolog → MERDEGAVEDGKRRCKVLKNRIETLATTQQSSWKTTLFRLINSELSFLNRVSLSSSLKLSTNIGYLEAVVHILQNPIVTAVSRVCKPISVSSKLSVYIDVICSFNGNPVWFIVSDRNPRYISWEDSGEIRICKGLRSKIVELMFAASESSVTVRPSSIILFFSNGLQSCILDKLRGEFGATDLGFGFCDFDCEFYDELEDEDWVSVLGRSFERACILEIKVGSFSSSSAISDSSTDVKLQGKDGETLTDLSGSLGKMHSHDASNDVNLGDSFCALVSALRSWSGFDVEEAELVNFDTTALVAIVSGISNGSIDRILATPESELRSRFKVNYEFMIGQVNSELKKPIHMELMPSILQKRGIVCESVCAEFQELVSMCGGPNEKSRAEHFLNHLRVVPDCPSERLTSLPTTRKLALKNKVAFGTGDYWHAPTITANMAFARAVSQTGMSLLTIEHRPRALVGD, encoded by the exons ATGGAAAGGGACGAAGGAGCAGTGGAAGATGGCAAGAGGAGATGTAAAGTCCTCAAAAATCGAATTGAAACCTTAGCAACTACTCAACAATCCTCATGGAAGACTACCCTTTTCAGGCTAATCAACTCTGAGCTTTCTTTCCTCAACCGCGTTTCCCTCTCCTCATCTCTCAAACTCAGCACCAACATTGGGTATCTTGAAGCAGTTGTTCACATTCTTCAAAACCCAATAGTAACAGCAGTTTCACGGGTCTGCAAACCCATTTCGGTATCGTCGAAATTGAGTGTTTATATTGACGTAATTTGCTCTTTTAATGGGAACCCAGTTTGGTTTATAGTATCAGATAGAAACCCCAGGTACATTTCTTGGGAAGATTCGGGGGAAATTAGGATTTGCAAGGGTTTAAGAAGCAAAATCGTAGAACTCATGTTTGCTGCCTCAGAGTCGTCTGTTACGGTGAGGCCTAGTTCTATTATCCTTTTCTTCTCAAATGGACTTCAAAGTTGTATTCTTGATAAGCTTCGAGGGGAATTTGGAGCTACTGATCTGGGGTTTGGATTTTGTGACTTTGATTGTGAGttttatgatgaattagagGATGAGGATTGGGTAAGTGTACTGGGGAGGTCTTTTGAAAGGGCATgtattttggaaataaaggtTGGTTCTTTTTCGTCTAGTAGTGCAATTTCAGACTCTAGTACAGATGTTAAATTGCAGGGTAAAGATGGAGAAACATTAACAGACCTTTCTGGGAGTTTAGGGAAGATGCATAGTCATGATGCTAGTAATGATGTAAATTTGGGTGATTCTTTCTGTGCTCTTGTCTCAGCATTGAGGAGTTGGTCCGGTTTTGATGTTGAAGAAGCTGAATTGGTCAATTTTGATACAACAGCACTAGTTGCTATAGTGTCCGGGATTAGTAATGGTAGTATTGATCGAATTCTGGCTACTCCAGAGAGTGAGCTGAGAAGCCGATTCAAGGTCAATTATGAGTTCATGATTGGACAG GTGAATTCTGAACTGAAGAAGCCAATCCATATGGAGCTGATGCCTTCTATATTGCAAAAGCGAGGCATAGTTTGTGAAAGTGTTTGTGCAGAATTTCAGGAGCTTGTTTCAATGTGTGGTGGGCCTAATGAGAAGTCTAGAGCAGAGCACTTTCTGAACCATCTAAG GGTTGTGCCTGATTGCCCGTCAGAACGGCTAACGAGCCTTCCAACAACCAGAAAATTGGCTTTAAAAAACAAGGTAGCTTTTGGGACTGGTGATTATTGGCATGCTCCTACTATAACTGCGAACATGGCATTTGCCAGAGCTGTTTCACAGACAGGAATGTCCCTGTTAACCATAGAGCATAGACCACGAGCATTGGTTGGTGATTAA